One region of Erythrolamprus reginae isolate rEryReg1 chromosome 8, rEryReg1.hap1, whole genome shotgun sequence genomic DNA includes:
- the UCK1 gene encoding uridine-cytidine kinase 1, giving the protein MATAGGHASSSVPVGEVERPHPRPFLIGVSGGTASGKSTVCEKIMELLGQNEVDHRQRKVVILSQDRFYKVLTPEQKARALKGQYNFDHPDAFDNDLMETTLKNIIDGQVVEVPTYDFVTHSRLAETTMVYPADVLLFEGILVFYSQEIRDMFHLRLFVDTDSDVRLSRRVLRDMKRGRDLEQILTQYTTFVKPAFEEFCLPTKKYADVIIPRGVDNMVAINLIVQHIQDILSGEICKWNRGAMNGHGRSSKRPFPEQADSLPLLAPGKRSHLESSSRPH; this is encoded by the exons ATGGCCACGGCGGGCGGCCACGCTTCCAGCAGCGTCCCGGTCGGAGAGGTGGAGCGGCCTCACCCGCGGCCCTTCCTTATCGGAGTCAGCGGGGGCACCGCCAGCGGCAAG TCAACGGTATGTGAGAAGATCATGGAGCTGCTGGGTCAAAACGAGGTTGACCACCGTCAACGGAAGGTGGTCATTCTCAGCCAAGATCGATTCTACAAAGTGCTCACCCCAGAACAGAAAGCCAGAGCCTTAAAGGGACAATATAACTTTGACCATCCAG ATGCTTTTGACAACGATTTGATGGAAACGACGTTGAAGAACATCATCGATGGTCAAGTCGTAGAGGTCCCAACGTACGATTTTGTCACCCATTCCAG ATTGGCCGAGACGACAATGGTTTATCCTGCCGACGTGCTGCTCTTTGAAGGGATCTTAGTTTTCTACAGTCAAGAGATACGAGACATGTTTCATCTTCGGCTGTTTGTCGACACCGATTCAGATGTTAGATTGTCTCGGAGAG TGCTTCGCGATATGAAACGAGGAAGGGACCTGGAGCAGATTTTGACACAGTATACAACGTTTGTGAAGCCTGCCTTTGAAGAGTTCTGTTTGCCG ACGAAGAAATATGCAGACGTCATTATTCCTCGAGGCGTGGATAACATGG TGGCCATCAACCTGATTGTGCAACACATCCAGGACATTCTCAGCGGCGAAATCTGCAAGTGGAACCGGGGCGCCATGAACGGGCACGGCCGTTCCTCCAAGAGGCCCTTCCCCGAGCAAGCTGACAGCCTCCCCCTCCTGGCGCCTGGGAAACGCTCCCACCTGGAATCCAGCAGCCGCCCCCACTGA
- the PRRT1B gene encoding proline rich transmembrane protein 1B yields the protein MPAEEPNPSPSPDDPREVERGETQPSAGDATPTQLTGEQKTPAKPDHQAGSDHLHNLGTINPGFLGEPPPYSPPDPKDLHLYPPFRTDVPPQSYIFYQPTAPPQALSQPPNVLSIPNPFSTYPSAWLGESPPAGDQRSPPKDYMVESILVTIFCCLFTGLVALVYSHQTRATLNRGDLIQATIASHKARSLVLFSLFFGLFVSVSWIIYVVVTLYL from the exons ATGCCTGCAGAAGAACCCAACCCGAGTCCATCTCCCGATGACCCAAGGGAAGTTGAAAGAGGAGAGACCCAACCTTCTGCAGGAGATGCAACACCTACCCAACTCACAGGGGAGCAGAAGACCCCAGCCAAGCCCGATCACCAAGCAGGATCAGACCATCTCCACAACTTGGGGACCATCAATCCAGGCTTCCTTGGAGAACCTCCTCCCTACTCTCCACCAGATCCAAAAGACCTCCACTTGTATCCCCCTTTCCGAACCGATGTCCCACCACAGAGTTACATCTTCTACCAGCCAACAGCTCCACCCCAGGCCCTAAGCCAGCCACCCAACGTGCTCTCCATCCCAAATCCTTTCTCCACG TACCCGAGTGCCTGGCTTGGAGAGAGCCCTCCAGCTGGGGACCAGAGGTCGCCACCCAAGGATTATATGGTGGAGTCCATACTGGTGACCATTTTCTGCTGCTTGTTCACGGGACTGGTAGCACTGGTCTATTCCCACCAG ACCCGGGCTACTCTGAACCGAGGTGACCTCATCCAAGCCACGATAGCTTCCCACAAAGCTCGCTCGCTCGTCTTGTTCAGTCTCTTCTTTGGCCTCTTTGTGTCCGTCAGTTGGATTATCTACGTTGTGGTCACTTTGTATCTATGA